In Candidatus Beckwithbacteria bacterium, one DNA window encodes the following:
- a CDS encoding YebC/PmpR family DNA-binding transcriptional regulator: MSGHSKWSTIKHAKGINDAKRGKIFSRLSKTIAIAVREGGSDSPEFNPKLRLMIEKARAENMPKENIARAIDKGAGRIEGASYEEITYEGFGPGKVAMMVECVTDNKNRTNSEIKSAFEKNEGVFGSVGSTSYFFAKKGIVKIKLPEDKDIEEIQLELIDLGAEDFQNDNQAELTVITEANGTHSVAQNIEKAGYTILDTDVIMVPSSYINLEEKAYERFMHFLEIVDDQDDVQRIFHNAQKN, from the coding sequence ATGTCTGGACACTCTAAATGGTCGACTATTAAACATGCTAAAGGTATCAATGATGCCAAACGAGGCAAAATCTTTTCCCGTCTTTCTAAAACTATTGCCATTGCGGTTCGTGAAGGAGGTAGTGATAGCCCGGAATTTAACCCCAAGTTGAGATTGATGATTGAAAAGGCGAGAGCAGAGAATATGCCTAAAGAAAATATAGCTCGGGCAATTGATAAAGGAGCTGGTCGTATAGAAGGAGCTTCTTATGAAGAAATCACCTACGAAGGATTTGGACCTGGAAAAGTGGCTATGATGGTAGAATGTGTGACTGACAATAAAAACCGGACTAATTCAGAAATTAAATCAGCTTTTGAGAAAAATGAAGGTGTGTTTGGTTCAGTCGGTTCGACCAGCTACTTTTTCGCTAAAAAGGGGATAGTCAAAATTAAATTGCCTGAAGATAAGGATATTGAAGAAATTCAACTAGAGCTCATTGATTTGGGAGCTGAAGATTTTCAAAATGATAATCAAGCTGAATTAACGGTAATTACTGAGGCTAATGGCACACATAGCGTTGCTCAGAATATTGAAAAAGCTGGCTATACAATTTTGGACACCGATGTGATTATGGTTCCAAGCAGCTATATTAATCTTGAAGAGAAAGCTTATGAGCGCTTTATGCATTTTCTAGAGATCGTTGAT